A single Desulfonatronum thiodismutans DNA region contains:
- a CDS encoding methyl-accepting chemotaxis protein, whose translation MKNIRLGVKLVGGFAAVALIVFAVGLFGWWEARNLTGHIEEVGSVRLPSAEALLNIERELVTLSVAQRTVLIPGLSAEDTKRQFEGFNQARSRYAQYVEIYEALPTTDEESALWRQLNAVVATWRDANNTFWEMARELQAFGINNPTELRANLEQFRGDHHALVGQIYALITRGEQFEGGDNPEACNFGRWLAGFRTENPRLLDILRRMPTSHNPFHVSISRIKTAISDENSAAANRILLQETLPMAEETFTRFDELLAVANEIETLYNDMTRHAMVTVVEYQGQVERLMREILELNQLYAAEAVSEAETDAAMAQTVAIAGIVIGVILSMALGIILTKAITGPVSRGVRFSEDLSDGDLDAHLDVNQKDEIGVLGKAMQEMQAKLREIVSEVKSASENVASGSEELSASAEQMSQGATEQAASVEEVSSSMEEMTANIKQNADNAAQTEKIALQAAKDAQEGGEAVSHTVTAMKQIAEKISIIEEIARQTNLLALNAAIEAARAGDAGKGFAVVAAEVRKLAERSGSAATEISELSKSSVQVAEQAGEMLVKIVPDIQRTAELIQEINAASREQSIGVEQINKAIQQLDQVIQQNASAAEEMASTSEELSSQAEELQATMAFFKMGSESGAMRRVQKTRKPVSNLLGSGSRSTAPVPAAKQTLKGQGLALDMGKDDDEFEKF comes from the coding sequence ATGAAAAATATTCGTCTTGGTGTGAAGCTCGTCGGCGGATTCGCCGCCGTGGCGTTGATCGTCTTCGCGGTCGGCCTTTTCGGCTGGTGGGAAGCCCGCAACCTGACCGGGCATATCGAAGAGGTCGGGAGCGTACGGTTGCCCAGCGCGGAGGCATTGTTAAACATTGAAAGGGAGTTGGTGACTCTGAGCGTGGCCCAAAGGACCGTGCTGATTCCAGGGCTGAGCGCTGAAGACACCAAACGACAATTTGAAGGATTTAACCAAGCGCGTTCAAGGTATGCCCAATACGTTGAAATATATGAAGCTTTGCCGACAACGGACGAGGAATCAGCCTTATGGCGGCAATTGAATGCCGTTGTTGCTACATGGCGTGATGCGAACAATACATTCTGGGAAATGGCACGTGAACTGCAAGCTTTCGGCATCAACAATCCGACGGAACTGCGAGCAAATCTAGAACAATTTCGTGGTGATCATCATGCCCTCGTGGGCCAAATTTACGCCCTGATCACCCGTGGAGAACAGTTCGAAGGCGGGGACAACCCCGAGGCCTGCAATTTCGGACGCTGGCTTGCAGGATTCAGGACCGAAAACCCCAGGCTGTTGGATATATTGAGACGAATGCCTACCTCTCACAACCCTTTCCATGTCTCCATCAGCAGGATAAAAACAGCGATATCGGACGAGAACAGCGCGGCCGCCAACCGGATACTGCTCCAAGAAACCTTGCCCATGGCCGAGGAGACCTTCACCCGGTTCGATGAATTGCTGGCCGTGGCGAATGAAATCGAAACATTGTATAATGACATGACCCGGCATGCCATGGTCACTGTTGTTGAGTATCAAGGACAAGTCGAAAGGCTGATGCGAGAAATATTGGAACTCAACCAACTTTATGCAGCTGAAGCCGTTTCTGAAGCCGAAACAGATGCGGCGATGGCCCAGACAGTGGCCATCGCCGGGATCGTCATCGGCGTAATCCTGTCCATGGCCCTGGGCATCATCCTGACCAAGGCCATCACCGGCCCGGTCAGCCGGGGCGTGCGCTTCTCTGAGGACCTCTCCGATGGCGACCTGGACGCTCATCTGGACGTGAATCAGAAGGACGAAATCGGCGTTCTGGGCAAGGCCATGCAAGAGATGCAAGCCAAACTCCGGGAGATCGTGAGCGAGGTCAAGTCGGCTTCGGAAAACGTGGCCTCCGGCAGCGAGGAGCTGTCCGCATCAGCGGAACAGATGTCCCAAGGAGCCACGGAACAGGCGGCATCCGTGGAAGAAGTCTCCTCCAGCATGGAAGAGATGACCGCGAACATCAAGCAGAACGCGGACAACGCGGCCCAGACCGAAAAGATCGCCCTGCAGGCGGCCAAGGATGCCCAGGAAGGCGGCGAGGCCGTATCCCATACCGTGACGGCCATGAAGCAGATCGCGGAGAAGATTTCCATCATTGAAGAAATCGCCCGACAAACCAATCTGCTGGCTCTGAACGCGGCCATCGAGGCGGCCCGGGCCGGAGACGCGGGCAAAGGCTTCGCCGTGGTGGCCGCGGAGGTGCGCAAGCTGGCCGAGCGCAGCGGCAGCGCGGCCACGGAGATCAGCGAGCTGTCCAAGTCCAGCGTCCAGGTGGCCGAGCAGGCCGGGGAAATGCTGGTCAAGATCGTCCCGGACATCCAGCGCACGGCGGAACTGATCCAGGAGATCAATGCGGCCAGCCGGGAGCAGAGCATCGGCGTGGAGCAGATCAACAAGGCCATCCAGCAACTGGACCAGGTCATCCAGCAAAACGCCTCGGCGGCCGAGGAAATGGCCTCCACCTCCGAGGAACTCTCCAGCCAGGCCGAGGAACTCCAGGCCACCATGGCTTTTTTCAAGATGGGCAGTGAGTCCGGGGCCATGCGTCGGGTTCAAAAGACCCGCAAACCCGTCAGCAATCTGCTTGGCAGTGGATCCAGATCCACTGCGCCCGTTCCCGCGGCCAAGCAGACCCTCAAAGGGCAAGGACTCGCCCTGGACATGGGCAAGGATGACGACGAGTTTGAGAAGTTTTAG
- a CDS encoding chemotaxis protein CheW produces the protein MTEKPIATLNQYLTFTLDKELYAMDIAKVREVLEYTDITRVPRTPDFLRGVINVRGRAVPVVDMRLKFGMTKTEQSVNTCIIIVEVDVDGESTILGALADSVQEVFNLEPDQIEPAPRLGTRIKTEFIEGMGKNGEQFIIILNIDKIFSAEELAIVKDVEEAA, from the coding sequence ATGACCGAAAAACCAATCGCAACGCTGAACCAATACCTGACCTTCACCTTGGACAAGGAACTCTATGCCATGGACATCGCCAAGGTCCGGGAGGTGCTGGAGTATACCGACATTACCCGTGTGCCGCGGACCCCGGACTTTTTGCGGGGGGTGATCAACGTCCGGGGACGGGCCGTGCCCGTGGTGGATATGCGCCTGAAGTTCGGGATGACCAAGACCGAACAGTCCGTGAACACCTGCATCATCATTGTAGAAGTGGACGTGGACGGTGAGTCCACCATCCTGGGAGCCCTGGCCGACTCGGTCCAGGAAGTCTTCAACCTGGAGCCGGATCAGATCGAACCGGCCCCGCGCTTGGGTACGCGGATCAAGACCGAGTTTATCGAAGGCATGGGCAAAAACGGAGAACAGTTCATCATTATTTTGAACATCGATAAAATTTTCTCCGCCGAGGAACTGGCCATCGTCAAGGACGTGGAAGAAGCGGCCTGA
- a CDS encoding alpha-hydroxy-acid oxidizing protein, translated as MKEIHAKARTLMKGYCRVCPVCDGRVCAGEVPGMGGLGTGSSFKDNIRALAEIQFNMRCLHDVVTPDLSVSLLGFDLSLPVLAAPIGGVSFNMGGGMPEDEYILAKLTACVEAGTVGCTGDGVPDFIHESGFAAVKALDGKGIPFIKPWEDQELFTKLDKALGAGAEVVGVDVDAAGLVTLRKMGRPVAPKPVSELAAVIRRTKAKFVVKGVMTPDEAKLCVDAGAAGIVVSNHGGRVLDGTPGTARVLREVADAVRGQIAVLADGGVRSGADVLRMLALGADAVMIGRPFSVAVLGGGKEGAAQYLEKIRQELTQCMVLTGTASVREVDSRIIRGL; from the coding sequence GTCCGGTGTGCGACGGTCGGGTTTGCGCCGGAGAGGTGCCGGGGATGGGCGGCCTGGGAACGGGCTCATCTTTTAAGGACAATATCCGGGCCTTGGCGGAAATCCAGTTCAACATGCGCTGCCTGCACGACGTGGTTACTCCAGATCTGTCCGTTTCTCTGCTGGGGTTTGATCTGTCCCTGCCCGTGCTGGCCGCGCCCATCGGCGGGGTTTCCTTCAACATGGGAGGAGGCATGCCTGAAGATGAGTATATCCTGGCCAAGCTGACGGCCTGCGTGGAGGCCGGGACCGTGGGCTGCACCGGGGACGGCGTGCCGGACTTTATCCATGAAAGCGGGTTCGCGGCGGTCAAAGCCCTGGACGGCAAGGGCATTCCGTTTATCAAGCCTTGGGAGGACCAGGAGCTGTTCACCAAGTTGGACAAGGCCCTGGGCGCCGGGGCCGAGGTGGTGGGGGTGGATGTGGACGCCGCCGGGTTGGTTACTTTGCGCAAGATGGGCCGGCCCGTGGCCCCCAAGCCCGTGTCCGAGTTGGCGGCGGTGATTCGGCGGACCAAGGCCAAGTTCGTGGTCAAGGGGGTGATGACGCCGGACGAGGCCAAGCTGTGCGTGGATGCCGGAGCCGCTGGAATCGTGGTCTCCAACCATGGAGGACGGGTCCTGGACGGAACGCCTGGCACGGCCAGGGTGCTGCGCGAGGTGGCCGATGCGGTCCGCGGTCAGATCGCCGTACTGGCCGATGGCGGAGTGCGCTCCGGCGCGGATGTCCTGCGGATGCTGGCCCTGGGCGCGGACGCGGTGATGATCGGGCGGCCCTTCTCCGTGGCCGTGCTGGGCGGCGGCAAGGAAGGGGCGGCGCAGTACCTGGAAAAAATCCGCCAGGAGCTGACCCAGTGCATGGTCCTGACCGGCACGGCCTCGGTTCGCGAGGTGGATTCGCGGATTATTCGGGGATTGTAG